One genomic region from Knoellia sp. p5-6-4 encodes:
- a CDS encoding DoxX family protein: MSLIRRVARPMIAASFIASGLDQLRHPARSASKVAPLADQAAPALHLPNDPELLVRANGAAQIGGGAMLAMGRMPRTSAMVLAASMVPSTYVSHPFWAEKDSTQRAHERRAFMKSLAVLGGLLLATVDTEGRPGVAYRMHMISNRAERAAKTTRREARHASKAAKREARLRARQAHDALT, encoded by the coding sequence ATGAGCCTGATCCGCCGCGTGGCCCGACCGATGATCGCCGCGAGCTTCATCGCCAGCGGGCTCGACCAGCTGCGCCACCCCGCCAGGTCGGCCTCCAAGGTGGCGCCGCTCGCGGACCAGGCCGCTCCCGCCCTGCACCTGCCCAACGACCCCGAGCTGCTCGTGCGCGCCAACGGTGCCGCCCAGATCGGCGGCGGCGCGATGCTGGCGATGGGCCGCATGCCGCGCACGTCCGCGATGGTGCTCGCGGCGAGCATGGTGCCCTCGACCTACGTGAGCCACCCCTTCTGGGCCGAAAAGGACTCCACCCAGCGCGCCCACGAGCGCCGCGCCTTCATGAAGAGCCTCGCCGTGCTCGGCGGGCTGCTCCTCGCGACCGTCGACACCGAAGGCCGACCCGGCGTCGCCTACCGCATGCACATGATCAGCAACCGGGCCGAGCGCGCGGCGAAGACCACGCGCCGCGAGGCCCGGCACGCCTCGAAGGCCGCCAAGCGCGAAGCCAGGCTGCGCGCCCGCCAGGCACACGATGCCCTCACCTGA
- a CDS encoding SOS response-associated peptidase has product MCGRYAATANPGELVEEFEAEQDRTAEPARSVMARPQSPPPGTPDYNMAPTKQAPVVLSRVPKDEAKERYAEGAPPVRQLRLLTWGLVPSWAKDTKVGMRMINARAESVLEKGSFAKAAATRRCLVPAAGWYEWQKSPTVTDAKGKPRKQPFFTHRADGHPVAMAGLYEFWRDKSVKDNGDPDAWLTTFTIITTDAEPGLDRIHDRQPLILEPEDWATWLDPTMQDLDEVKRLLSFHRPGRFEAYPISTAVNATGNNGAHLLDPVPESELEGVVDPMTGEIIGGSDETVSPQETEQGRNPA; this is encoded by the coding sequence ATGTGCGGACGCTACGCGGCCACGGCCAACCCGGGTGAGCTCGTCGAGGAGTTCGAGGCCGAGCAGGACCGCACCGCCGAGCCGGCCCGCAGCGTGATGGCGCGCCCGCAGTCGCCGCCGCCCGGCACGCCCGACTACAACATGGCGCCCACCAAGCAGGCGCCCGTCGTGCTCAGCCGCGTGCCCAAGGACGAGGCCAAGGAGCGGTATGCCGAGGGCGCACCTCCCGTGCGCCAGCTGCGGCTGCTCACGTGGGGCCTGGTGCCGAGCTGGGCGAAGGACACCAAGGTCGGCATGCGCATGATCAACGCGCGGGCCGAGTCGGTGCTGGAGAAGGGCTCGTTCGCCAAGGCGGCCGCCACGCGCCGGTGCCTGGTGCCGGCGGCCGGCTGGTACGAGTGGCAGAAGTCGCCGACGGTCACGGACGCCAAGGGCAAGCCGCGCAAGCAGCCGTTCTTCACCCACCGGGCCGACGGGCACCCCGTGGCGATGGCGGGGCTCTACGAGTTCTGGCGCGACAAGTCGGTGAAGGACAACGGCGACCCCGACGCCTGGCTGACCACCTTCACGATCATCACGACCGACGCCGAGCCCGGGCTAGACCGCATCCACGACCGGCAGCCGCTCATCCTCGAGCCGGAGGACTGGGCCACCTGGCTCGACCCGACGATGCAGGACCTCGACGAGGTCAAGCGGCTGCTGTCGTTCCACCGGCCGGGCCGCTTCGAGGCCTACCCGATCTCGACCGCGGTCAACGCGACCGGCAACAACGGCGCACACCTGCTCGACCCGGTGCCCGAGTCCGAGCTCGAGGGCGTGGTCGACCCGATGACCGGGGAGATCATCGGCGGGTCCGACGAGACGGTCTCACCGCAGGAGACGGAGCAAGGCAGGAACCCGGCGTGA